From Pseudomonas alcaligenes, a single genomic window includes:
- a CDS encoding GTP 3',8-cyclase MoaA gives MIVDRQGRRFRNLRISLTAACNYACTYCVPDGKRLIAAQDELSAEAMVRGVAYLMEAAGIERLRITGGEPLVSPKLELFLREVSRLGLQDISLTSNGQLLSRKLPLLLETGMRRLNISLDTLDPDAFKRIARGGDLPTVLQGLEEARAAGLQIKLNMVPLRGQNHDQVLPMLDYCLERGFELRFIELMRMGHLARDGASFQQQFYGMDELLQVIGSRYEFVQAEAPLDATALRYEIPGAGYFGVIANESVPFCRTCSRLRLSSTGWLHGCLSSSNRHYVGDLLDKPRHQALPALQRLLVRALADKQDIAFAGGVTVMKIIGG, from the coding sequence ATGATCGTCGACCGCCAGGGCAGGCGCTTCCGCAATCTGCGTATCAGCCTGACCGCCGCCTGCAATTACGCCTGCACCTATTGCGTGCCCGACGGCAAGCGGCTGATTGCCGCCCAGGACGAGCTGTCCGCCGAGGCCATGGTGCGCGGCGTGGCCTACCTGATGGAGGCGGCCGGCATCGAGCGGTTGCGCATCACCGGTGGCGAACCGCTGGTCAGTCCCAAGCTCGAGCTGTTCCTGCGCGAAGTCAGCCGTCTTGGCCTGCAGGACATCAGCCTGACCAGCAACGGCCAGTTGCTCAGCCGCAAGCTGCCGCTGCTGCTGGAAACCGGCATGCGCCGGCTGAACATCTCCCTGGATACCCTCGACCCCGACGCGTTCAAGCGCATTGCTCGCGGCGGTGACCTGCCGACCGTGCTGCAGGGCCTGGAAGAGGCACGGGCGGCCGGGCTGCAGATCAAACTGAACATGGTGCCGCTGCGTGGGCAGAACCATGACCAGGTGTTGCCCATGCTGGACTACTGCCTGGAGCGTGGTTTCGAGCTGCGCTTCATCGAGCTGATGCGCATGGGCCACCTGGCCCGCGACGGCGCCAGTTTTCAGCAGCAGTTCTACGGCATGGACGAGTTGCTGCAGGTAATCGGCAGCCGTTACGAGTTCGTCCAGGCCGAGGCGCCGCTGGATGCCACCGCGCTGCGCTATGAAATTCCCGGTGCGGGCTACTTCGGCGTGATTGCCAACGAAAGCGTGCCGTTCTGCCGTACCTGCTCGCGCCTGCGCCTGTCCTCCACCGGCTGGCTGCATGGCTGCCTGTCGTCGAGCAACCGCCACTATGTCGGCGACCTGCTCGATAAGCCGCGCCACCAGGCCCTGCCGGCGCTGCAGCGCCTGCTGGTGCGCGCCCTGGCGGACAAACAGGACATCGCCTTTGCCGGTGGCGTCACTGTCATGAAAATCATCGGTGGCTAG